A genomic region of Marinobacter sp. NP-4(2019) contains the following coding sequences:
- a CDS encoding RES family NAD+ phosphorylase, whose protein sequence is MSLRDRIESSITVVQGTTYRVVESQEEIATTELVANIQEQMRLEELLEQSKPPRPEGTEGLHYLLATPFRYPPLKYGSRFGRPFEKSLFYGAMTVNTTLAEAAFYRFVFISDMVVPYPKPLKTLHTLFATRVRTSRGVRLQDKTWEDLHDALTNPASYDACQNLGTTMRESGIEGFQFLSARARQAGLYELPYSPAKGLEGVNAALFSPRALKDRKPRSRYRLIMMADPTTVTMSLTNEEGRKTASAFSRDTFLVDGRLPCPAS, encoded by the coding sequence TTGAGCCTGCGCGATCGCATCGAGTCCAGCATCACCGTGGTGCAGGGTACGACCTACCGGGTGGTCGAATCCCAGGAAGAGATAGCCACCACGGAACTGGTGGCTAACATTCAGGAGCAGATGAGGCTTGAGGAACTTCTGGAGCAGAGCAAACCGCCGCGACCGGAAGGCACCGAAGGCCTCCACTATTTGTTGGCAACACCCTTTCGCTACCCTCCCCTGAAATACGGTTCGCGTTTTGGTCGCCCCTTCGAGAAAAGCCTGTTTTACGGGGCCATGACGGTTAATACCACCCTGGCAGAAGCCGCGTTCTATCGCTTTGTATTTATCAGCGATATGGTCGTACCCTACCCCAAGCCCCTGAAAACCCTCCATACCCTTTTTGCCACCCGGGTGCGCACCAGTCGCGGTGTTCGCCTGCAGGATAAGACCTGGGAAGATCTCCACGACGCGTTGACCAATCCCGCCAGCTACGATGCCTGCCAAAATCTCGGGACAACCATGAGGGAATCGGGAATCGAGGGGTTTCAGTTCCTGTCAGCCCGGGCACGCCAGGCCGGCCTCTATGAGTTGCCATACTCACCGGCAAAAGGCCTCGAAGGTGTCAACGCAGCGTTGTTTTCACCACGGGCACTGAAAGACAGGAAACCCAGGAGTCGCTATCGCCTGATTATGATGGCAGACCCGACCACCGTGACCATGAGCCTGACCAACGAAGAGGGCAGGAAAACTGCCTCAGCTTTCAGTCGGGACACCTTTCTGGTGGATGGCAGGCTGCCGTGCCCGGCGAGCTAG
- a CDS encoding MbcA/ParS/Xre antitoxin family protein, which produces MTTVSDIKQQTTDRALLGKAVVNAGKAMGLTQTDVAEIVGRNRSGLVRDGIDPSSKAGELALLFIRLYRSVYALVGGDEEAMRHWLNTENRYFSDVPRELVRSAEGLVRVLYYLDAMRGKI; this is translated from the coding sequence ATGACCACCGTTTCAGACATAAAACAGCAAACCACCGACCGTGCACTGCTGGGCAAAGCCGTGGTCAATGCCGGCAAGGCCATGGGCCTGACCCAGACAGACGTGGCCGAGATTGTGGGTCGCAACCGCTCCGGCCTGGTCCGGGACGGCATCGATCCCTCCAGCAAGGCCGGCGAACTTGCCCTGCTTTTCATCCGCCTGTATCGCAGCGTGTATGCGCTTGTAGGTGGGGATGAGGAGGCCATGCGGCATTGGCTCAACACCGAAAACCGGTACTTCTCCGATGTACCCAGAGAGCTGGTTCGCAGTGCAGAAGGGCTGGTGCGGGTGCTTTATTACCTTGACGCCATGCGAGGCAAGATTTGA
- a CDS encoding transglutaminase-like cysteine peptidase → MQTAARTFCRRSLLFPVLLLVTTVAAFELSDRLMNYVREEFGQEAHSRLENWQNLHRMAENAPRERQLALVNSFFNRARFVTDMEHWGEEDYWATPVELLTTNGGDCEDFSIAKYLTLKSMGVPDEELRIVYVKALELNQAHMVLAWYPEPDADPLILDNLINEIKPASQRSDLEPVYSFNGEGLWLNRSGGRQKRVGEAGKLQHWQDMNKRLTEALR, encoded by the coding sequence ATGCAAACGGCAGCCCGGACGTTTTGTCGCCGAAGCCTGCTGTTTCCCGTGTTGCTACTGGTGACCACTGTCGCAGCCTTTGAGCTCAGCGACCGTCTGATGAACTACGTACGGGAGGAGTTTGGCCAGGAGGCTCACAGTCGACTTGAAAACTGGCAAAACCTTCATCGCATGGCCGAAAACGCGCCCAGGGAGCGACAACTGGCCCTGGTGAACTCATTCTTCAACCGTGCCCGCTTCGTTACCGACATGGAACACTGGGGTGAGGAGGACTATTGGGCAACCCCGGTGGAACTGCTGACCACCAACGGTGGTGATTGTGAAGACTTCTCCATCGCCAAGTACCTGACCCTGAAATCCATGGGCGTGCCCGACGAAGAGCTCAGAATTGTCTATGTAAAGGCACTGGAACTGAACCAGGCCCATATGGTCCTTGCCTGGTACCCGGAACCGGACGCAGACCCACTGATCCTGGACAACCTGATCAACGAGATCAAGCCCGCATCACAACGAAGCGACCTCGAACCGGTCTACAGCTTCAATGGTGAAGGCCTGTGGCTGAACCGGTCCGGCGGAAGACAAAAGCGCGTGGGTGAAGCTGGTAAACTTCAACACTGGCAGGACATGAACAAGCGCCTGACCGAAGCACTGCGCTAA
- a CDS encoding type II secretion system protein N has translation MSFNNTRLPMLLALAAVVAMIALTSWQAYRFWQQESQRGNQQLRTAAEMKAVSDEQQVPEVTLASLDLFGEAGESTENQQIDTENLPETNLRLFLRGVLAADGDFPGSALIEDEKNQTEAYLVGDELPGDAKLRSVHANRVIIERGGKLENLYFPESEDQTGLEFAADSSTTPETRGSEPADSPTRATPSPAADDQRREEIRRRLEQLRERLRNNNS, from the coding sequence ATGTCTTTTAATAACACCCGGTTACCCATGCTCCTGGCGCTTGCCGCCGTCGTGGCCATGATTGCCCTGACATCATGGCAGGCCTACCGCTTCTGGCAACAGGAATCCCAGCGGGGCAACCAGCAATTACGCACAGCCGCTGAGATGAAAGCGGTATCGGATGAGCAGCAAGTACCAGAGGTGACACTGGCCTCCCTGGACCTGTTTGGCGAAGCTGGAGAATCCACGGAAAATCAGCAAATCGACACTGAGAACCTTCCCGAAACCAACTTGCGACTGTTCCTGCGTGGCGTACTCGCCGCAGACGGCGATTTCCCGGGCAGCGCCCTGATTGAAGACGAAAAGAATCAGACCGAAGCCTATCTGGTCGGGGATGAACTGCCCGGAGACGCCAAACTGCGCTCGGTTCATGCCAACCGTGTCATCATCGAGCGTGGCGGAAAGCTGGAGAACCTGTACTTTCCGGAATCCGAAGACCAGACCGGGCTCGAGTTTGCCGCGGATAGTTCGACCACTCCCGAAACGCGGGGATCCGAACCCGCTGACTCTCCAACCAGGGCAACCCCCTCACCGGCTGCCGACGATCAGCGCAGAGAAGAAATCCGCCGCCGGCTTGAACAGCTCCGCGAACGCCTGCGGAACAACAACAGCTGA
- the gspE gene encoding type II secretion system ATPase GspE translates to MDTEHELQPQDSPLGRLPFAFAKRNGVILTREEDGEPVILVRPGASHSALAEANRISGGRARFSTIDPDRFDAALNAAYQNDSAEAMQMVEGIGDDMDLASLADSVPETEDLLEQEDDAPIIRLINAILTEAVKTNASDVHIETYEKRLVVRFRVDGVLREVVQPKRALAPLLVSRIKVMAKLDIAEKRVPQDGRIALRVAGREVDIRVSTMPSSSGERVVLRLLDKQAGNIRLESLGMAGRDLKVLRKLIYRPYGILLVTGPTGSGKSTTLYASLQEINDRSRNILTVEDPIEYNLPGIGQTQVNTKVDMTFARGLRAILRQDPDVVMIGEIRDLETAEIAVQASLTGHLVLSTLHTNTAVGAITRLMDMGIEPFLISSSLVGIVAQRLVRVLCKECREPYTPTEEHCEFLQQDAANPPTIYRATGCEHCNQLGYRGRIGIYEVVEISDEISALIHKRAGELDLEHEARLSGPSIHADGVQKILDGVTTVEEVLRVTHRSQ, encoded by the coding sequence TTGGATACAGAACACGAACTTCAGCCGCAGGATTCTCCGCTGGGCCGTCTTCCTTTCGCTTTCGCCAAACGCAATGGCGTGATATTGACCCGCGAGGAAGACGGTGAGCCGGTTATTCTGGTACGTCCCGGAGCCAGTCATTCGGCCCTGGCCGAGGCCAACCGTATCAGTGGTGGCCGAGCCCGGTTCTCCACCATTGATCCCGATCGTTTTGATGCAGCCCTCAATGCGGCCTACCAGAACGACTCCGCCGAAGCCATGCAGATGGTGGAAGGCATCGGGGATGACATGGATCTGGCTTCCCTGGCGGACTCGGTGCCGGAAACGGAAGATCTGCTGGAGCAGGAAGACGACGCGCCGATTATTCGCCTGATCAATGCCATTCTTACTGAAGCGGTCAAAACCAACGCCTCGGATGTCCACATTGAAACTTACGAAAAACGCCTGGTAGTCCGGTTCCGTGTCGATGGCGTGTTGCGGGAAGTGGTGCAACCAAAACGGGCGTTGGCACCGCTGCTGGTCTCCCGTATCAAGGTCATGGCGAAGCTGGATATCGCCGAGAAGCGTGTGCCTCAGGATGGCCGTATTGCCTTGCGGGTTGCCGGGCGGGAGGTGGACATCCGGGTATCCACCATGCCGTCCTCAAGCGGTGAGCGTGTGGTGCTCCGTTTGCTGGATAAGCAAGCCGGAAATATTCGCCTGGAATCCCTTGGTATGGCCGGGCGGGATCTCAAGGTTCTTCGTAAACTGATTTACCGCCCTTACGGGATCCTGCTGGTGACCGGTCCCACCGGTTCCGGTAAATCGACCACGCTGTATGCTTCGTTGCAGGAGATTAACGACCGCAGTCGCAATATCCTTACAGTTGAGGACCCGATTGAATACAACCTGCCGGGTATCGGTCAGACCCAGGTCAATACCAAAGTTGATATGACCTTTGCCCGCGGGCTGCGGGCGATCCTGCGTCAGGATCCGGACGTGGTAATGATCGGTGAGATCCGGGATCTGGAAACTGCTGAGATTGCTGTTCAGGCGAGTCTGACCGGTCACCTTGTGCTCTCCACTCTCCACACCAACACGGCCGTCGGTGCTATCACCCGCTTGATGGATATGGGCATCGAGCCGTTCCTGATTTCGTCAAGTCTGGTGGGTATCGTGGCTCAGCGCCTGGTGAGGGTATTGTGCAAGGAGTGTCGCGAACCCTATACGCCGACTGAAGAACATTGCGAGTTTCTGCAGCAGGATGCGGCCAACCCGCCAACCATCTACCGGGCGACCGGTTGTGAGCACTGCAATCAGCTGGGTTATCGCGGTCGAATCGGTATTTATGAAGTGGTGGAGATCTCTGATGAAATCAGTGCACTCATCCACAAACGGGCAGGGGAGTTGGATCTGGAACATGAGGCCCGACTGTCCGGCCCCAGTATCCACGCTGACGGTGTACAGAAGATTCTGGACGGTGTTACCACCGTTGAAGAGGTCCTGCGCGTGACCCACCGGAGCCAATAA
- the gspF gene encoding type II secretion system inner membrane protein GspF, which translates to MPAFDYKALDARGKQKQGVLEADAPRAVRQQLRERGLTPLEVAPSTEKQAHGRNPLSSRGSLAAADLALVTRQLSTLIQSGIPVEQALSAAAQQSTRPRIRSMLIAIRAKVMEGYSLADSLGEFPRAFPRLYRSTVAAGEHAGHLDLVLNRLADYTEARQEARQKIQLAAIYPIILSVVAIAIVVFLLTYVVPDIIEVFVKQGQDLPGLTVAMLAVSEFLADFGVYLLILIIVGIIGFRMALRKPAFRLKFHRWLLNMPLLSGMVRGVNTARYASTLSILTTSGVPLVDAMRIAGEVLSNDYLRQELRDAARKVSEGGALHRSLDQTGYFPPMMLHMIASGEASGELDSMLERTAKMQENTLQSKIAAIVGLFEPMMLLFMGVVVLIIVLAIMLPILNMSNLVG; encoded by the coding sequence ATGCCGGCATTTGACTACAAGGCCCTGGATGCCCGGGGCAAACAAAAGCAGGGCGTATTGGAGGCGGATGCCCCACGGGCCGTCAGACAGCAACTCAGGGAACGCGGGCTGACCCCGCTGGAAGTGGCGCCGTCGACGGAAAAGCAGGCCCATGGAAGGAACCCGCTCAGCAGCCGGGGGAGCCTGGCTGCTGCGGATCTGGCACTGGTCACCCGACAGTTGTCAACCTTGATTCAATCCGGTATTCCGGTTGAGCAGGCCCTGTCGGCGGCTGCACAGCAGTCCACCCGACCGCGTATCCGCAGTATGCTGATTGCCATTCGTGCCAAAGTTATGGAAGGTTACAGCTTGGCAGACAGTCTTGGGGAGTTCCCGCGGGCATTTCCACGACTGTACCGCTCCACCGTTGCCGCAGGTGAACATGCGGGGCACCTCGACCTGGTTCTGAACCGGCTGGCGGACTACACCGAAGCCAGGCAGGAGGCCCGCCAGAAAATCCAGCTTGCTGCGATTTATCCCATTATTCTGAGTGTGGTGGCGATCGCCATTGTGGTGTTCCTGCTCACCTACGTGGTTCCCGACATCATCGAGGTGTTTGTGAAACAGGGGCAGGATCTGCCCGGTCTGACCGTTGCCATGCTGGCGGTTTCGGAATTTCTCGCCGACTTTGGTGTCTACCTCCTCATACTGATCATTGTTGGTATCATCGGATTCCGGATGGCCTTGCGTAAGCCCGCCTTCCGGCTAAAGTTCCACCGTTGGCTGCTGAACATGCCGCTGTTGTCCGGCATGGTGCGGGGAGTCAACACCGCCCGTTATGCCAGCACACTCAGTATCCTGACCACCAGCGGTGTGCCGTTGGTGGACGCCATGCGAATTGCGGGTGAGGTTCTGTCCAACGACTATCTGCGCCAGGAACTGCGGGACGCAGCCCGAAAAGTCAGCGAGGGTGGAGCGCTTCATCGCTCGCTGGATCAGACGGGGTATTTCCCGCCGATGATGCTTCACATGATTGCCAGTGGTGAAGCGAGTGGTGAGTTGGACAGCATGCTGGAGCGCACCGCGAAAATGCAGGAGAACACCCTGCAGTCAAAAATTGCAGCGATAGTCGGTCTTTTCGAACCGATGATGCTGTTATTCATGGGCGTGGTGGTCCTCATCATCGTATTGGCCATCATGCTGCCGATACTCAATATGAGCAATCTGGTCGGCTGA
- the gspG gene encoding type II secretion system major pseudopilin GspG: MKPDITRNLRDNHHKQGGFTLIEIMVVMVILGLLVAIVAPNIMGRSDQAKVTVAETQLSNIANALDLYRLDNSHYPSTQQGLEALVSKPSGSPEPKNWNPDGYLKNVPEDPWGSDYQYVSPGTEGPYDLYSYGSDGQEGGEGDAADISVWKTRD; encoded by the coding sequence ATGAAGCCAGACATTACCCGGAATCTACGCGACAACCATCACAAACAAGGTGGTTTCACCCTGATCGAGATCATGGTGGTTATGGTCATTCTCGGTCTGCTGGTTGCGATTGTTGCTCCGAACATTATGGGACGAAGCGATCAGGCCAAGGTCACGGTGGCAGAAACCCAACTGAGTAACATCGCCAACGCGCTGGATCTCTATCGTCTGGACAACAGCCATTATCCGTCGACCCAGCAAGGGCTGGAGGCACTGGTCAGCAAGCCCAGCGGCAGCCCGGAACCCAAGAACTGGAATCCGGATGGGTACCTGAAGAATGTTCCGGAAGATCCCTGGGGTTCTGATTATCAGTATGTTAGCCCGGGTACAGAAGGGCCTTACGATCTTTATTCCTACGGGTCTGATGGTCAGGAAGGTGGTGAAGGCGATGCAGCCGACATCAGTGTCTGGAAGACTCGGGACTAA
- the gspH gene encoding type II secretion system minor pseudopilin GspH, with protein sequence MGKRATVSGFTLIEILVVLIVVGLLAALAVMNLGGGSQQRELENHVREMFLLMQTASEQAVLNNKELGLDLEEDGFRFVTFDEQANEWKESGERMFRQRGFPEWLLMTEYIESDTPRLASEEDRLRPDIVFFSSGETTPFEVEFTIGNDSSYMHVLASDGVSPLEWRRPGSDGDEP encoded by the coding sequence ATGGGGAAGCGGGCAACGGTCTCCGGGTTTACGCTGATCGAAATATTGGTAGTACTGATCGTTGTCGGGCTACTGGCTGCCCTGGCGGTGATGAACCTGGGGGGTGGGTCTCAACAGCGGGAACTGGAAAACCATGTCCGCGAAATGTTTCTGTTGATGCAAACTGCCTCGGAACAGGCCGTGCTGAATAACAAGGAATTGGGCCTGGATCTGGAGGAAGACGGCTTCCGGTTCGTGACGTTTGACGAGCAGGCGAATGAGTGGAAAGAGTCAGGAGAACGGATGTTCCGGCAACGCGGTTTTCCTGAATGGCTGTTGATGACAGAGTATATCGAGAGCGATACGCCAAGGCTGGCCTCCGAAGAAGATCGGCTGCGTCCGGACATTGTGTTTTTCTCCAGCGGTGAAACCACGCCATTCGAGGTGGAATTCACCATCGGTAATGACAGTTCTTACATGCACGTACTCGCTTCGGATGGTGTGTCTCCCCTGGAATGGCGCCGTCCAGGCAGTGATGGGGACGAGCCGTGA
- the gspI gene encoding type II secretion system minor pseudopilin GspI: MSDQRGFTLIEVLVALLVFGLIATAAAEVGSQYIASYERIRDKTMAGWIADNRISELRLQEELPGISENSDDLDYGPFRWQVTTAVLGTEEPTMRRIEVTVARFRGDGSEPLPVHTLSAFIGEN; the protein is encoded by the coding sequence GTGAGCGATCAGCGTGGTTTTACCCTGATTGAAGTACTGGTGGCCCTGCTGGTGTTTGGGCTGATCGCTACGGCCGCCGCCGAGGTCGGCAGTCAGTACATTGCCAGCTATGAGCGCATTCGCGATAAAACCATGGCGGGGTGGATTGCCGATAACCGCATCAGTGAACTCCGTCTTCAGGAAGAGTTACCCGGCATCTCCGAAAACTCCGATGATCTGGATTACGGCCCTTTCCGCTGGCAGGTAACCACGGCCGTTCTTGGTACTGAAGAGCCCACCATGCGCCGTATTGAGGTGACGGTTGCCCGTTTCAGGGGGGATGGTAGCGAACCGCTACCTGTTCATACACTGTCTGCCTTCATTGGAGAGAATTGA
- the gspJ gene encoding type II secretion system minor pseudopilin GspJ, producing MSQKGFTLMEVLIAVTITAVIGLGVWQVLSGVVLSRDRVNEVADEFDQLQRTMLLLERDLTQVVNRPVRDMYGDYKPALTSREDSFALVLTRQGWRNPLGMRRSSLQRAGWEYTGEELRRRHWITLDQGQEESSQDVLLLSDVNSFEIRFLDQQRNWTDGWPTEELMASLSPGTRPDLPLPMGIEISLEHERFGELTRTFAMPDFDTSEAQGMVNAVNEAAADSDTDNEEENEGQTQQDQSGPSALGDPQ from the coding sequence ATGTCGCAAAAGGGCTTCACTCTGATGGAGGTGCTGATTGCAGTGACGATCACTGCGGTCATCGGGCTGGGCGTGTGGCAGGTTCTCAGTGGTGTCGTCTTGTCCCGGGATCGGGTGAACGAGGTGGCTGATGAGTTTGACCAGTTGCAGCGCACCATGTTGCTGCTCGAAAGGGATCTGACACAGGTTGTTAATCGTCCGGTGCGGGATATGTACGGGGATTACAAGCCAGCGCTGACCAGCCGGGAAGACAGTTTTGCTCTGGTCCTGACCCGGCAGGGATGGCGGAACCCTCTGGGAATGCGACGGAGTTCCCTGCAGCGAGCGGGCTGGGAGTACACCGGTGAGGAGCTCCGTCGCCGGCACTGGATCACCCTGGATCAGGGCCAGGAGGAAAGCAGTCAGGATGTGCTGCTTTTGTCAGACGTGAATTCCTTTGAGATCCGTTTTCTTGATCAACAGCGGAACTGGACCGATGGCTGGCCCACCGAGGAGTTGATGGCCAGCCTGAGCCCGGGGACACGGCCGGACCTGCCACTTCCTATGGGTATAGAAATTAGCCTGGAACACGAGCGATTCGGCGAATTGACGCGCACATTCGCGATGCCCGATTTTGACACCAGCGAGGCCCAGGGAATGGTGAATGCCGTTAACGAAGCCGCTGCGGACTCGGACACTGACAACGAAGAAGAGAACGAGGGCCAAACCCAGCAAGATCAGAGTGGCCCGTCTGCCCTGGGAGACCCCCAATAA
- the gspK gene encoding type II secretion system minor pseudopilin GspK, with protein MLRPVTLRPRQRGVALIMVLLAMALVVMLATGMTQQQSVRVFRAGHYLAQQQGQSIALGAEAFARQILYRDFEQDKEDNLMVDSLDEFWAANSAVLPLDDNGVVEVQIDGLGGRINLNDLVSANGQVNPLVRDQLARMLVVLDIPETLVDALIDWIDPDDQTVSAYGAEDGQYLMADPGFRAANQPFVSVTELRLIEGMTEEAYRALRPHVTALPVTGIGINVNTATAPVLRSLHAELTQAQAESILEKRQEERFENVQDFLALPEFSGLGLKATGLGVQTRFFEVVSRVTYDDRVANLVSTVFRSPEGELQTVDRDTGQKNRITKEPFTISEG; from the coding sequence ATGCTTCGCCCGGTGACCCTTCGGCCCCGTCAACGCGGTGTTGCGTTGATTATGGTCCTGCTGGCCATGGCCCTGGTGGTGATGCTGGCCACAGGGATGACGCAGCAGCAAAGCGTAAGGGTGTTTCGGGCAGGGCATTATCTGGCTCAGCAGCAGGGACAAAGCATTGCCCTTGGTGCGGAAGCCTTCGCACGACAGATCCTGTACCGGGACTTTGAACAGGACAAGGAAGACAACCTGATGGTAGACAGCCTGGACGAATTTTGGGCTGCGAATTCCGCTGTTTTGCCTCTGGACGATAACGGTGTGGTCGAAGTCCAGATTGACGGTCTTGGTGGCCGTATTAACCTGAACGATCTGGTGTCGGCCAACGGTCAGGTGAATCCGTTGGTCCGGGATCAGCTTGCACGGATGCTGGTGGTGCTGGACATCCCCGAAACCCTGGTTGATGCCCTGATAGACTGGATTGACCCGGATGACCAGACGGTGAGCGCCTATGGGGCGGAAGATGGACAGTATCTGATGGCGGACCCCGGTTTCAGGGCGGCCAATCAACCTTTTGTCAGTGTGACCGAACTCAGGCTTATTGAGGGAATGACCGAAGAGGCTTACCGTGCCCTGAGGCCACATGTGACAGCACTGCCAGTGACTGGTATCGGGATCAACGTGAATACCGCAACAGCCCCGGTTCTGCGTTCGCTGCACGCGGAGCTGACACAGGCACAGGCAGAGTCTATTCTTGAGAAGAGACAAGAAGAGCGGTTTGAAAATGTTCAGGATTTTCTTGCCTTGCCGGAATTTTCGGGCCTCGGGTTGAAGGCCACCGGACTTGGCGTGCAGACCCGTTTTTTTGAGGTCGTTTCGCGTGTTACCTATGATGACCGGGTTGCGAATCTGGTGAGCACCGTTTTCCGGAGTCCGGAAGGTGAGCTGCAGACGGTTGATCGTGATACCGGACAAAAGAACCGAATTACCAAAGAGCCTTTCACTATTTCAGAAGGATAG
- the gspL gene encoding type II secretion system protein GspL, translated as MSYRLYVRPLPPFADPGQTPEAQLYDWVLHDASGDTQAHGRGDTRDLIEQTLGQNALDNVLLIGLVPGDEALFCVADIPAKQTRFILQALPYAVEEQIAQDIDTVHLALGSRTESGFRVAAIDRDRMSDWVDLFSGWEHARLDAIYPDAALLPETDGGWSVCLDGENAMLISDRGEWLSIQSRNLGMFAHTLAAPPSEDVVAEMPVTIFGTEQELEQQQSAISELLSAGRLVVKQEVIELMPLELLAHAHHHHLSHPINLCQGGYGVSSGQVSPLRAWKPLIAVASVWFVIQLGVELGMGFYHQQQADTTRAQAMTIYREAFPDDRRTHAGNVRRVIEGQLRSIGSGGPAADFITLMKYTGDQYTKVPQNQSLTFNSINYSRSRGELVVDIRADTYNRMSALRNGLAKQGLEAEIGSVVNESTGARGRLTVSGG; from the coding sequence ATGTCTTACCGCCTCTACGTCCGGCCTCTGCCACCCTTTGCCGACCCCGGGCAAACACCGGAAGCGCAGCTTTATGACTGGGTGCTCCACGATGCCAGTGGTGACACTCAGGCCCACGGGCGAGGGGATACCCGCGATCTTATTGAACAAACCCTTGGTCAGAATGCGCTGGACAATGTCCTGTTGATTGGTCTGGTGCCCGGGGACGAGGCGTTGTTCTGCGTGGCTGACATTCCTGCCAAGCAAACCCGCTTCATACTCCAGGCCCTGCCGTATGCGGTAGAGGAGCAAATTGCCCAGGATATTGACACCGTACACTTGGCGTTGGGAAGCAGGACGGAGAGCGGATTCAGAGTGGCCGCGATTGACCGGGATCGAATGTCGGACTGGGTGGATCTGTTCAGTGGTTGGGAGCATGCCCGGCTGGATGCCATCTATCCCGATGCTGCCCTGTTGCCAGAAACTGATGGAGGCTGGTCTGTCTGCCTGGACGGCGAAAACGCCATGCTGATCAGTGACCGGGGTGAGTGGCTCAGTATCCAGTCACGGAATCTTGGCATGTTTGCCCACACCCTGGCGGCTCCGCCATCCGAAGACGTTGTTGCAGAAATGCCGGTGACCATTTTCGGTACGGAACAGGAGCTGGAACAGCAACAATCGGCGATCAGTGAGCTTCTTTCCGCCGGCCGCCTTGTGGTGAAGCAGGAAGTGATTGAGCTCATGCCGCTGGAATTGCTGGCACACGCCCATCACCACCATCTGTCACACCCGATCAACCTGTGTCAGGGTGGTTACGGCGTCAGCAGTGGCCAGGTGAGTCCCTTGCGGGCATGGAAACCCCTGATCGCGGTTGCCAGTGTCTGGTTTGTCATTCAACTGGGAGTAGAGCTGGGAATGGGCTTCTATCACCAGCAACAGGCTGATACAACCCGCGCGCAAGCCATGACGATCTACCGCGAAGCGTTCCCCGACGACCGCCGCACCCATGCAGGCAACGTTCGCCGGGTTATCGAGGGACAACTGCGTTCAATCGGATCCGGTGGACCCGCTGCAGATTTCATTACCTTGATGAAATACACCGGTGATCAGTACACCAAGGTTCCGCAAAACCAGTCCCTGACCTTTAATTCTATAAATTACAGCCGCTCACGGGGGGAGCTCGTCGTGGACATCCGGGCGGATACCTACAACCGCATGAGCGCCTTGCGCAACGGTTTGGCAAAGCAGGGGCTCGAAGCCGAGATCGGTTCGGTTGTCAATGAATCCACCGGCGCCCGCGGGCGTCTGACCGTATCGGGAGGTTGA
- the gspM gene encoding type II secretion system protein GspM, whose translation MLTKLKDQPSVGKLIAQYDQLPRRDQQALTVLAIAVFLGLLYFLIWRPITGFHDQAASSRENAEELLAWMRANQSDIERLAASEGAGSPAPNAPQDGRALMALVTRSAGESGLSLQRFEPSGNSAIRVWLEDVPFADVAAWLESLSTDHGVVIDQAAMDRKDAPGIVSVRLTLTI comes from the coding sequence ATGCTGACGAAACTGAAAGATCAGCCTTCCGTAGGCAAGCTTATCGCCCAGTATGACCAACTCCCGCGCAGGGACCAGCAGGCGCTGACGGTCCTGGCGATAGCGGTGTTTCTGGGGCTGTTGTATTTCCTGATCTGGCGCCCCATCACCGGATTCCACGACCAGGCCGCAAGTTCGCGGGAAAACGCAGAAGAACTGCTGGCCTGGATGCGGGCGAATCAGTCTGATATTGAGCGTCTCGCCGCCAGTGAAGGAGCCGGTAGCCCGGCGCCCAATGCGCCGCAGGATGGGCGCGCGCTTATGGCGCTGGTCACTCGTAGTGCTGGTGAATCCGGGTTGTCCCTGCAACGGTTTGAGCCCAGTGGCAATAGCGCGATCCGGGTCTGGCTTGAAGATGTGCCGTTTGCCGACGTAGCAGCATGGCTGGAGAGTTTGAGCACCGATCATGGCGTGGTCATCGATCAGGCGGCGATGGACAGAAAGGATGCCCCGGGCATTGTATCGGTACGGCTAACCCTTACGATCTGA